CGGCAGCACCGGCCGCCGTAGCGCTTCCTCGTCAAGACCGTCCAAGATTCCAAGCACGTGATCACGCTGAACTCTCAGGTACGAAAGAAGTGCCTTGATCTCCCCGCCCGATGTCGGCTGTGCCATCGTTTCACCCCTGGTTCAAGCGGGTCGGACAATCGACCCGATCATCGGTTACTTCGCGATCTCCCAGATGTGGCCGCCGGGATCGCTGAAGCTGGCGGTCCGTATGCCCCAGGGCCGATCCATCGGGCCGTTCAGCAGCTTCACTCCACGAGCGGCCAACTCCGCGCACATGGCATCCACGTCGTCCACGTCGATGGTGAGCTGAATGCGGGATCCGATCTCGCGAGGTGCCACCCCTGCGGGCTCGATGAGCTCACGCGCCGCTGTGGTCCTCAGCAGGTTGATGATCGTGTTCCCGAAGTCGAACACGGCCGAGTCGTCGTCCTCGAACTTCACCGGCAGGCCGAAGACCTCCCGGTAGAACTGCTTGGCGGCGTCCAAGTCCTCGACGAACAGAGTGATGGCACCGATACCCGTCGGCCACGAGCCCACTTATCCACCTCTTTGCCCTGAGTTACAGCCCCGAAGGGTCTCTCATCGTCTACGGTGCGCACCGAATGTACACACCGTAGACTTCTTCCTGTGCCGGAGGCAAGAAGCAGTTACCACCACGGCGACCTGCGAGACGCGCTGGTGCAGGCGGGCCTGGCGATGTCACGCGACCGTGGCGCCGAGGCGATCGTGCTGCGCGAGGCCACTCGGCGAGTTGGCGTGACCGCACGGGCCGCCTACCGCCACTTCGCTGACAGAGACGCGTTGGTCCACGCCGTGGCTCAAGCGGCCCTGACTCAGATGGCCCACGCCATCGAACAGAGGCAGATCGAACAGAGGCAGAGAGAGGCGAGAGACGGCTTGGCGATGCTGCGCGGGGTCGGGGAGGGCTACATCCAATTCGCACTCGATGAGCCCGGCTGGTTCGACGTGGCCTTCTTCGCGATGTCCGACATGGTCAACCCCACCTCAACCGACTCGGGCGGCGACGCCAGGCGTTCGCCGTACCAGCAGTTCCAGGACGCCCTGACCTGCCTCGTCGGCGCGGGACTCCTCAACCCCGACAGAGCCGGCGACGC
Above is a genomic segment from Streptosporangium album containing:
- a CDS encoding VOC family protein, with amino-acid sequence MGSWPTGIGAITLFVEDLDAAKQFYREVFGLPVKFEDDDSAVFDFGNTIINLLRTTAARELIEPAGVAPREIGSRIQLTIDVDDVDAMCAELAARGVKLLNGPMDRPWGIRTASFSDPGGHIWEIAK
- a CDS encoding TetR/AcrR family transcriptional regulator, whose amino-acid sequence is MPEARSSYHHGDLRDALVQAGLAMSRDRGAEAIVLREATRRVGVTARAAYRHFADRDALVHAVAQAALTQMAHAIEQRQIEQRQREARDGLAMLRGVGEGYIQFALDEPGWFDVAFFAMSDMVNPTSTDSGGDARRSPYQQFQDALTCLVGAGLLNPDRAGDAAITCWSGVHGFATLNSRGPLRQLPRERVDAQAERLVADLVDAVTRGHGPAALETLCGARSK